Below is a genomic region from Triticum dicoccoides isolate Atlit2015 ecotype Zavitan chromosome 5A, WEW_v2.0, whole genome shotgun sequence.
caagaattttgggacggagggagtagattttatATGCATTTTGCGGCAGTGTGGGACTGTATGAGTACATGAAAATACCGGGAATAACATATGTACTGGATTACTATGGTTATGAAGATAGATTGGCAACTCAAGTAGACCTTAGTAAGTATTTCTGCAAACTGCAATATTGTCTTTTTAAGATTAATCATGTGGACAGCGTGTATATTGCAGGAGTGGAATGCCCCTAAGCCAATGCACGAGTCTCTTTTGAACGCGTCTTTGCGATGGACAATAGTGAGTATTCAAAACTCAGATGAAAAATGGAAGTAGTTATGTTGAAGTCTATTTGTAACTTGCTTTCTGTTACAGCCAGATGAACAAAAGAGAGAGATCTGGACACCCTTGCCTGACCAGGGGTGGAAACCATGCATAAGATCATCGATTACTCGTGGTAACACTCTGAGATAACATGGTTATGTAATGATATGCCTCCAGCTGCGACAGATCACTAAGCATTTGGTTATATAAAGTGTAGGGTTACCTTCGGAACCTAGTGGGTACATACAAGTATTTCttgatggtggcctgaaccagcaaAGAATGGGGGTAACACACTTTTTATGTACCAGATTCATGATGTTAGATTTAAGACAACTTGCTTGGTTGAGATTTTAGATCATCTGTCTCTTTCTTTTTGTTCTCTAGATATGTGATGCTGTTGCGGTTGCTAAGATTCTGAATGCTACTCTTGTGATTCCACATCTTGAAGTAAACCCTGTTTGGAAAGACTCAAGGTGCTTTTGAAGTTTCAGCGTACTACTGTATCTTGTTAGTTTTTTTATTCTCCTGTTAAATTGGAAGTGAAAGTTTTAGTTGTGTTGCAGCTCATTCGGAGATATTTTCAATGTGGATCACTTTATTAACACCCTAAAAGGCGAGGTTTCAATAGTGAGAACTCCACCAAAAGAATTTGCGTGGAGCACAAGAGAGTTCTATGGCACAGGAATACGTGCTACAAGAATAAAAACTGCACCTGTTCATGCCTCAGCTAATTGGTATATAGAGAATGTCAGTCCTATCCTGCAAAGGTTTGTGATTTCTTTGGTCATATAGTCACTTCTCTTGACCCCTTGATAAGTGAAGGTCTGCAGTACCCTTTGTACTGACACATGTTGCAAAActaaactactactccctccattcacaaatataagatgttctaacttttttctgaatcAGATGTATGTACACACGTTTTAGTCTGTTTGTTTACTCATTgcagtccgtatgtagtccatattagaatatccaaaacatcttatatttgtgaacagtgggagtatttgacatatattGCATGGCATAATAATGCTAAGAAACTGCAGTTCATGTTTAGCCCAGGTTGATGGCCACTGAACAGGCTTTGTAGCATTAACATTATAATTTGTGATCTAACTTCAATAGTTGGTTACTTTGTGAGGGGAATCCTTCACCGAGAATCTCatgtacgtgttgtttcccttgtcAGCTATGGCATTGcagccattgcccccttttctcacCGCCTTGCATTTGATGATTTGCCCGTGGACATTCAACACCTGCGCTGTAAAGTTAACTTTGAAGCTCTGATTTTTGTGCCTTACATTATCTCATTGGGGAGGACCCTTGAGAAGCGCTTGAGATCTCCAGTCCAGGGGCATTCCACTGAATTTGCCCAACAAGTCATAGAAGAAAACACAGATCAGGATGGAAAGTACGCAGTTTTACATCTCCGCTTCGATAAGGTAAATGGAAGGGCTTCTGCAATATTTGGAAGTCGTATGTGTATTTTTTTTTTGTTCTCTTCAGGGAATTGCCACTCTGAAACATCTCAAGCTGACCTACATTTTTCAGGATATGGCTGCACATTCTGCCTGTGACTTTGGCGGTGGTAGGGCTGAAAAATTAGCTCTGGCTAAGTACAGGCAAGTTATCTGGCAAGGGAGGGTATTAAATTCACAGTTAAGTGATGAGGAGCTTCGAAACACAGGACGCTGCCCGTTGACTCCAGAAGAGATTGGGTTGATACTAGTAGCGCTTGGCTTTGACAGCACAACTCGATTTTATCTTGCCTCTCACAAGGTTTGACTCTCTGCACTCGCTTATTCTCCATAGTGGAAGTAGAAAGTTCTAACATACATCACCTATTAAGGTATATGGAGGGGAAGCTAGGATCTCTAGCTTGCGCAAACTTTTCCCGCTGATGGAAGACAAGAGGAGCCTTGCATCGGCAGATGAACTTGCTAATGTTGAAGGGAAGGCTTCTGTGCTAGCAGCTCTTGACTACCATATCAGCATGCACAGCGATGTTTTCATCTCTGCTTCtcctggcaatatgcataatgcactGGTAAAACCTGTTGGCTTCTGCTGTATTCCCTAGTTTTTTCCGCTTTCTTTATTGGTCCTGACTAGATGATGGTTGATTCAGCTGGCCCACCGGGCCTACAGGAATTTCAAGACGATAAGGCCAAACATGACATTGCTTGGCC
It encodes:
- the LOC119301747 gene encoding O-fucosyltransferase 31-like, which gives rise to MRRPSASSPPARGPVLAAAAAVVLLPAIFPALFSPLGRAFPSLFSEWNAPKPMHESLLNASLRWTIPDEQKREIWTPLPDQGWKPCIRSSITRGLPSEPSGYIQVFLDGGLNQQRMGICDAVAVAKILNATLVIPHLEVNPVWKDSSSFGDIFNVDHFINTLKGEVSIVRTPPKEFAWSTREFYGTGIRATRIKTAPVHASANWYIENVSPILQSYGIAAIAPFSHRLAFDDLPVDIQHLRCKVNFEALIFVPYIISLGRTLEKRLRSPVQGHSTEFAQQVIEENTDQDGKYAVLHLRFDKDMAAHSACDFGGGRAEKLALAKYRQVIWQGRVLNSQLSDEELRNTGRCPLTPEEIGLILVALGFDSTTRFYLASHKVYGGEARISSLRKLFPLMEDKRSLASADELANVEGKASVLAALDYHISMHSDVFISASPGNMHNALLAHRAYRNFKTIRPNMTLLGHIFANKSMEWSEFQQAVQAGHKGRYGQIRLRKPKQSIYTYPAPDCMCQG